In Lentibacillus amyloliquefaciens, one DNA window encodes the following:
- a CDS encoding DUF3231 family protein produces the protein MGTEYNVELTSPEIADLWTAYQADSMAICGIKYFLTHIDNDDIREVLEYALKLSEEHVQKVTEIFKEENYPVPQGFTEHDVNLNAPRLYTDKLYLIYILNMGKYGLETYSLALSLSERSDVIQYFTTCLNETEKLHNWAKEVAKEKGILTRAPHIPKPEQIDFVKDHSFLAGYIGEQRPLLGVEIGSLVYNAKRNALGQAIITGFSQVAQDKKVRKYLEKGREISGKHLEIFSSLLNQDYLSQGTTNLTSEVTDSTVSPFSDKLMMFHITTLIASGIGQYGRAMSTSPRHDIGVKYSRLIAEIAKYSNEGAKIMIDNGWMERPPEAADRKDLANKKH, from the coding sequence ATGGGAACTGAGTACAATGTTGAATTAACGTCGCCGGAAATCGCCGACCTTTGGACAGCATATCAAGCTGATTCAATGGCGATATGCGGCATTAAATATTTTTTGACTCACATTGACAACGATGATATTCGTGAAGTGTTGGAATACGCATTAAAATTATCCGAAGAACATGTCCAAAAGGTGACTGAAATTTTCAAAGAGGAGAATTACCCCGTACCACAAGGATTCACTGAACATGATGTGAACCTTAATGCACCACGTTTATACACAGACAAACTTTATCTCATTTATATCTTAAATATGGGCAAATATGGGCTGGAAACTTATTCATTGGCTTTATCTTTATCTGAACGCTCGGATGTTATCCAATACTTCACAACCTGTTTGAATGAAACGGAAAAACTTCATAACTGGGCGAAGGAGGTAGCTAAAGAAAAAGGGATCTTGACACGTGCGCCGCATATACCAAAGCCTGAACAAATTGATTTTGTAAAAGACCATAGCTTTTTGGCAGGGTACATTGGTGAACAAAGGCCTTTGCTCGGCGTTGAAATTGGCTCTCTTGTTTACAATGCCAAGCGAAACGCTTTAGGTCAAGCCATAATTACAGGATTTAGTCAGGTGGCGCAAGATAAAAAAGTCCGTAAGTATCTTGAAAAGGGACGAGAAATTTCAGGAAAACATCTTGAGATTTTCAGTTCTTTATTGAATCAAGATTATCTTTCACAAGGGACAACGAACCTGACCTCTGAAGTGACGGATTCAACGGTTTCCCCCTTTTCTGACAAACTCATGATGTTCCATATTACTACTCTTATTGCGTCTGGGATAGGTCAGTACGGTCGTGCCATGTCTACAAGCCCAAGACATGACATAGGTGTAAAATATAGCCGATTAATTGCGGAAATTGCGAAATATTCAAATGAAGGCGCAAAAATCATGATAGATAACGGATGGATGGAACGCCCTCCGGAAGCGGCTGACCGCAAAGATTTAGCAAATAAAAAACATTAG
- a CDS encoding DUF3231 family protein: MIFLSETSYQPLTASEIASLWSCYMSNSMTSCFLTYGLSIIQDQEVIPCVQKAYDDAVQATTTIQNIFTNENVPVPAGFTNEDVNTKAKPLFHDTFFLDYLNKMGKLGTVQYAKFHSSSARKDIRAFFNNTLTQSSSMYDQTTEALQSKGMFIRSPYISVADKVENVEKKQYYSGLNPFSDKRTLNVVEIQDLSLNMETNILGVMISTGFGQTAASQKVRDYMLKGKDTSKKHVKKFGSVLANSDIQAPMTWDSSVIDSMEAPFSDKFMMFHMSTLSAAGISNYGAAMSQSLRSDLTFMYTRFTTEIAKFAKEGLDIMIENGWMEEPPQASDRDKMIKQRSE, from the coding sequence ATGATATTTTTGAGTGAAACAAGTTACCAGCCCCTAACAGCATCAGAAATAGCGAGTCTTTGGAGTTGTTACATGTCGAACAGTATGACAAGTTGTTTTTTAACATATGGTCTGAGTATAATCCAAGATCAAGAGGTAATCCCTTGCGTTCAGAAGGCATATGACGATGCTGTTCAGGCTACCACTACCATTCAGAATATATTTACAAATGAGAATGTTCCTGTTCCAGCAGGATTTACAAATGAGGATGTAAACACTAAGGCAAAACCTTTGTTCCATGATACTTTTTTTCTGGATTATCTTAATAAAATGGGGAAATTGGGAACTGTTCAATATGCAAAATTTCATTCCTCATCCGCCCGAAAAGATATTCGTGCTTTTTTTAATAACACTCTAACGCAATCTTCTTCGATGTACGATCAAACAACAGAAGCCTTGCAATCGAAAGGAATGTTCATCAGATCGCCATATATTTCTGTAGCAGATAAAGTGGAAAATGTAGAAAAAAAACAATACTATAGTGGTTTAAATCCATTTAGTGATAAACGAACATTAAATGTCGTTGAAATACAAGATTTATCGTTAAATATGGAAACAAATATACTGGGGGTTATGATAAGCACAGGTTTTGGGCAGACGGCTGCTTCCCAAAAGGTAAGAGATTATATGTTAAAGGGAAAAGATACTTCAAAAAAGCATGTTAAAAAGTTCGGCAGTGTATTAGCTAATAGTGACATTCAAGCACCGATGACTTGGGATTCATCTGTTATAGATTCAATGGAAGCTCCATTTTCAGATAAATTCATGATGTTTCATATGAGTACACTTTCAGCTGCTGGTATTAGTAATTATGGAGCTGCTATGTCACAAAGTTTAAGAAGTGACTTGACCTTTATGTATACCCGTTTTACGACAGAAATTGCCAAATTCGCAAAAGAAGGTTTAGATATCATGATCGAAAACGGTTGGATGGAAGAACCACCGCAAGCGTCCGATCGGGACAAGATGATTAAACAACGAAGTGAATAA
- a CDS encoding DinB family protein gives MDVRTLLLQQWASCLDEQDWFPPLEKVLADITFEQAIWKPADEEMNSIWELVCHLLFYEKRYLMRFLGETANEPQAEVNEDTFRLPTETLENWKKTKQEYFYVHRELGKILARSEHEDLYRQIPGEDNSLVLELKSLAMHDAYHIGQIVFLSKMQGAWPGKRSL, from the coding sequence ATGGATGTAAGGACACTTTTGTTACAACAATGGGCAAGCTGCTTAGATGAACAAGACTGGTTTCCACCACTTGAAAAAGTGCTAGCGGATATTACTTTTGAACAGGCCATTTGGAAACCAGCTGACGAGGAAATGAATTCCATTTGGGAATTAGTTTGTCATTTACTTTTCTATGAAAAGAGATATCTGATGCGATTTCTTGGTGAAACAGCGAATGAACCCCAGGCAGAAGTTAATGAAGATACATTTCGATTACCAACTGAGACGTTAGAAAATTGGAAGAAAACAAAACAAGAATACTTTTATGTTCATCGTGAGCTTGGAAAAATACTAGCAAGATCAGAACATGAAGATTTGTATCGACAGATCCCAGGAGAAGATAATTCATTAGTGCTTGAACTGAAGAGTTTAGCAATGCACGACGCATATCATATTGGGCAAATTGTATTCCTTAGTAAAATGCAAGGAGCTTGGCCAGGGAAACGAAGCCTTTAA
- a CDS encoding DUF1062 domain-containing protein produces the protein MSSNNFFTYEIIAQETPYIKRNCSKCKRNTEFYCSEKFRVNANQKIVDIWLIYNCTHCEGTWNYPILSRVNINKVDSMLIQKFMNNDKETIWYYAFQINKLRKRCNDVNTDIRYELRKEKIDSLCNEVTIKLCYKYDFSLRIDKLIAEIFGISRSKVNKLSQNGTILLNPNINMKSKVIDDLQITVIGDWYKVDALTK, from the coding sequence ATGAGTTCTAATAATTTTTTCACTTATGAGATCATTGCTCAGGAAACACCTTATATAAAACGAAATTGTAGTAAATGTAAAAGGAACACAGAATTTTATTGTAGTGAGAAATTCAGAGTAAATGCAAATCAGAAAATAGTTGATATTTGGCTTATTTATAACTGTACACATTGTGAGGGAACTTGGAATTACCCTATTTTATCGAGAGTAAATATTAATAAAGTTGACTCTATGCTAATTCAAAAGTTTATGAATAATGACAAAGAGACAATTTGGTACTATGCTTTTCAAATCAACAAATTAAGAAAACGATGTAATGATGTAAATACAGATATACGATACGAGTTAAGAAAAGAAAAGATCGATTCACTATGTAACGAGGTTACCATTAAACTTTGCTATAAATATGATTTTAGCCTTAGAATAGATAAACTAATAGCAGAAATCTTTGGCATTTCAAGGTCAAAAGTAAACAAATTGTCTCAGAATGGAACTATTTTATTAAATCCAAACATTAATATGAAGAGCAAAGTTATAGATGATTTACAAATTACAGTCATAGGTGATTGGTACAAAGTTGATGCTTTGACAAAATAG
- a CDS encoding alpha/beta fold hydrolase translates to MEKIIGTYAVDNQTIEYSIIGKEGVPVLVMHGGHSSCYEEFGYCSLIENGFKIITPSRAGYGKTSKEIGESLSKACDYYVGLLNHLGIEKIHLIAVSAGGPSGLYFASHYPEKVKTLTLQSAVTKEWHTPKDKIYKIAQILFRPSMERITWKLISSMSNLFPEFMFKQMTPSFSKLPYKQIKEKMADEDVDEIRRMNNRQRSGYGFLIDLSQTKEITIKDLEAISCPTLIQHSKHDEAVPLEHAYYAHQQISDSRLCLLDTWGHLIWLGQGSKEVNKKLIEFLLYYSKPFKNT, encoded by the coding sequence TTGGAGAAAATTATTGGTACATATGCAGTAGATAATCAAACTATCGAATATTCAATCATAGGAAAAGAAGGTGTACCAGTTCTAGTCATGCATGGTGGTCATTCCAGTTGTTATGAGGAATTTGGATATTGTTCACTCATAGAGAATGGATTCAAAATCATTACACCGTCAAGGGCAGGGTATGGGAAAACTTCAAAGGAAATTGGAGAAAGTTTATCTAAGGCCTGCGATTACTATGTAGGGCTTTTAAATCATTTAGGCATTGAAAAAATACATCTTATTGCTGTTTCAGCTGGTGGACCAAGTGGTCTTTATTTTGCTTCTCATTACCCAGAAAAAGTCAAAACATTAACGTTACAAAGTGCTGTTACAAAAGAGTGGCACACGCCTAAAGACAAAATATATAAAATAGCACAGATTCTGTTTCGTCCTTCTATGGAAAGAATTACTTGGAAACTCATTTCAAGCATGAGCAATCTTTTCCCTGAGTTTATGTTTAAACAAATGACACCTTCGTTTAGTAAGCTTCCGTATAAACAAATAAAAGAAAAGATGGCAGACGAAGATGTTGATGAAATCAGACGGATGAACAATCGCCAACGGTCAGGGTACGGATTTTTAATTGATTTATCGCAAACAAAGGAGATCACTATAAAGGATTTGGAAGCTATATCTTGCCCCACCCTCATCCAACACAGCAAACATGATGAAGCAGTTCCATTGGAACATGCTTATTATGCACATCAGCAAATTTCAGATTCGAGGTTATGCTTACTTGATACATGGGGGCATCTTATATGGCTTGGTCAAGGGTCAAAGGAGGTAAATAAAAAACTTATAGAATTCCTGTTATATTATTCAAAACCATTCAAAAATACTTAA
- a CDS encoding pilin: MQDAIQTIQNITDGIKPIAPVLAGLVLVVIGLLWTFAKDPQKKEMYTGWMVNVAIGFGIVYLAASLVSWLGGRVVGF; the protein is encoded by the coding sequence GTGCAAGATGCAATTCAAACCATACAAAATATCACTGACGGGATTAAGCCAATTGCACCAGTCTTAGCCGGGCTGGTGCTGGTTGTCATTGGGTTATTGTGGACGTTTGCCAAAGATCCCCAGAAAAAGGAAATGTACACGGGATGGATGGTCAACGTTGCAATCGGCTTTGGCATTGTGTACTTGGCAGCCAGTCTTGTTTCTTGGTTGGGCGGTCGTGTTGTTGGATTTTAA